A segment of the Hallerella succinigenes genome:
CGCGGGCGTATTCAAACTGACCAATATGCATAATAACCTCTATTCCAAAGGTAGAAATTTATAGGCAAGAAGAAATTCCAAATTGGAATATGTTGTTTTGGAAGATGCTTGAGAAGGATTTTTGTTGCAATCTCGAGAATATGGGTGTACTTTATAGATGTGACTGGAAAAGAGCTTCGGCGAAAGGTTCGCAGAAGGCAATGCCTTCGGGACTCGTAGATGTTTCCTTCCGTGGCTCCCGGTTTCTATAAAGCCTGCCTCGCTCGGGGCGGGCTTTATTGTTTTAAAATTCCTGTTACGGAAGTTCGTCGCTTCCGATAGCCTGCATCTGGAGCGGGTAAATTTCCTTGCAGGCTTTTTCTCCGAGATCGATGAGCGTGTTCAAGGTGGCACGGTCAAAATCCGAATGTTCGCCGGTTCCTTGGACTTCGATAAAGGATTTTGCGTCGCGCATGACGATGTTCATGTCTACGTCTGCTGCAGAATCTTCGACGTAGCACAGGTCGAGCAGAGGTTCGCCCTTGACGACGCCGACAGAAATCGCGGTGACCGCATGCTTCAAAATTTGAGTTTCGATACCGAGGTTCTTCTTGATTTTTTTGAGTGCGAGCGCAAGGGCGACAAATCCGCCGATGATGCTTGCCGTTCGCGTTCCTCCGTCTGCCTGGATTACGTCACAGTCGACGACGATCGCATTTTCTCCGAGAGCGTTCAGGTCGGCGGCTCCGCGGAGAGAGCGCCCGATCAGGCGTTGGATTTCCTGGGTGCGGCCCGATGCGCCTTTGCGTTCGCGTTCGACGCGCTTGCCCGTACTCTGCGGGAGCAGGGAATATTCGGCGGTAATCCAGCCACGGCCTTTTCCGGCAAGCCATGCGGGGACTTCCGGGAGGAGCGTCGCATTGCAGATGACACGCGTGTTTCCCATTTCGATTAAAACAGAACCGTCTGCAGAAGAAATAAAGCCGGTGGTCATTTTGACCGGGCGAGTTTCGTTGAACTTTCGACTGTCGATGCGTTCCATGTTAAGCCTCGTACTTTAAGCGTTCTGTTTTTCCGCGGACAAAAGAACCCAAGCGGTAGGTGAAATTCGTGTACCGGTTCAGTTCTTCAAAAGCTTCGATTACCTTCGGATCTTTGGGGTTTGCGAGAATCGACGCGTAGAAGATGTATCCCCAGGGTTTATCTGGATTCGGGCGGCTTTCGATACGGGTCATGTTGATGCCACGCTTTGCGAAGGCTCCGAGGGCGCCGTACAGGGCGCCCGGTTTGTCGTCGTTCGCCAGTTC
Coding sequences within it:
- the rph gene encoding ribonuclease PH, with product MERIDSRKFNETRPVKMTTGFISSADGSVLIEMGNTRVICNATLLPEVPAWLAGKGRGWITAEYSLLPQSTGKRVERERKGASGRTQEIQRLIGRSLRGAADLNALGENAIVVDCDVIQADGGTRTASIIGGFVALALALKKIKKNLGIETQILKHAVTAISVGVVKGEPLLDLCYVEDSAADVDMNIVMRDAKSFIEVQGTGEHSDFDRATLNTLIDLGEKACKEIYPLQMQAIGSDELP